DNA from Pseudomonas putida:
AAGGCCTGAAGAGCTTCGCCGACATCCACAAGTTCGAGAAGGAACTGGGCGGCAAGATCTACGGTATCGAGCCCGGCTCCGGGGCCAATACCCAGATCAAGGCAATGATCGCCAAGAACCAGTTCGGCCTGGGCAAGTTCCAGTTGGTCGAGTCCAGCGAGGCCGGCATGCTCGCCGCGGTCGATCGCGCCGTGCGCCGCAAGCAAGCGGTGGTGTTCTTCGGCTGGGCGCCACACCCAATGAACGTGAACCTCGACATGGTCTACCTGGGCGGCAGCCAGGACGCCCTGGGCCCTGACGAAGGCCGCGCCACGGTCTGGACCGTCACCGCGCCCGACTACGCCGAGCGCTGCCCCAATGCCCACCGCCTGCTGGCCAACCTGACCTTCAGCGCCGAGGACGAGAGCCGCATGATGCAGCCGCTGCTCGACCACAAGGACCCGCTGCAGTCCGCCCGCCAGTGGCTCAAGGATCACCCCGACGACAAGGCACGCTGGCTCGAAGGCGTGACCACCTTCGACGGCAAGCCGGCGGCCGAGAACCTCAACCTCAGCGCCAACTGATCTACCGGTTCGCGGGCTGACCCGCTCCCACACCAACACGACGCTGCGCCTGTGAAACGCGAGGTTGCCCCACGCCCCCAGGACTCACGCAGCCCCTGTGGGCGCGGGTTCATCCGCGAAAAGCACACCACCGACCTCACAGACATACCCTGAAGGATCCGTGCCATGAACCATGACGTCATCATCACCTGTGCACTGACCGGCGCTGGCGACACTGTCGCCAAGAGCCACCTTGTCCCGGTTACACCCAAGCAAATCGCCGAGTCCGCCATCGAAGCCGCCAAGGCCGGCGCCACCGTGGTTCACTGTCACGTCCG
Protein-coding regions in this window:
- the choX gene encoding choline ABC transporter substrate-binding protein, which encodes MHSFIRRSLLSLALSSTLATPLLAAEPAACQDVRLGVVNWTDVIATSAMAQVLLDGLGYQTKQTSASQQIIFAGIRDKRLDMFLGYWNPIMTQTITPFVQAGQVKVLDKPSLEDARATLAVPKYLADKGLKSFADIHKFEKELGGKIYGIEPGSGANTQIKAMIAKNQFGLGKFQLVESSEAGMLAAVDRAVRRKQAVVFFGWAPHPMNVNLDMVYLGGSQDALGPDEGRATVWTVTAPDYAERCPNAHRLLANLTFSAEDESRMMQPLLDHKDPLQSARQWLKDHPDDKARWLEGVTTFDGKPAAENLNLSAN